From a single Apium graveolens cultivar Ventura chromosome 2, ASM990537v1, whole genome shotgun sequence genomic region:
- the LOC141707708 gene encoding uncharacterized protein LOC141707708 encodes MAFVLPNLSPPHALLQLQSKDKPTCSIQSCLISSPLTFTNKPISSVTKLDSPPSQVGQINQAPPGDQKQQHDDFYVNIGLAVRTLREDMPLLFAKDLNYDIYRDDITFVDPLNKFTGIEKYKLIFWALRFHGKILFRDITLEIFRVWQPSENVIVIRWNLRGIPRVPWEAKGEFQGTCRYKLDRNGKIYEHKVDNLAFNFPQQLKPAASVLDLVAASASPNPTFLWSPVDSYSSSWLHLYRAVRESLDNESVSLVAQDCLVSCS; translated from the exons ATGGCTTTTGTTCTTCCCAATCTCTCTCCACCCCATGCTTTATTACAGCTTCAATCTAAAGATAAACCCACATGCTCTATTCAAAGTTGTCTCATTTCTTCTCCATTAACTTTTACAAATAAGCCCATTTCATCTGTTACTAAGCTTGATTCTCCTCCAAGTCAAGTTGGTCAGATTAATCAAGCTCCCCCAGGTGATCAGAAACAACAACATGATGATTTTTATGTTAATATTGGCTTGGCTGTCAGAACTTTACGTGAAGATATGCCTTTACTGTTCGCCAAAGATCTTAATTATGATATTTACAG GGATGATATTACATTTGTAGACCCTTTGAACAAGTTTACTGGGATTGAAAAGTACAAGTTGATATTTTGGGCtttaagatttcatggaaagaTATTGTTTAGAGATATTACATTAGAGATTTTCAGGGTTTGGCAGCCTTCAGAGAATGTAATTGTGATAAGGTGGAATCTGAGGGGTATTCCTCGGGTACCTTGGGAAGCTAAGGGAGAGTTTCAGGGTACTTGTCGCTATAAATTGGATCGAAATGGTAAAATATATGAACATAAAGTTGATAACTTGGCATTCAATTTCCCACAACAGTTGAAACCAGCTGCATCTGTGCTGGATTTAGTGGCTGCTTCAGCAAGCCCCAACCCTACATTCTTATGGAGTCCAGTCGACAGCTATTCTTCGTCTTGGTTGCATTTGTATAGGGCTGTTCGAGAGTCTTTGGACAATGAAAGCGTTTCTTTAGTTGCTCAAGACTGCCTAGTTTCTTGTTCATAA